TTCGCCAAAAGGAATTTTTAGTTCGGTAATGTTACAGTCGCTTCATATTCAGAATTATGCACTGATCAGTTCCCTGGATATGGAGTTTAGCAGGGGACTTACAACCATCACCGGAGAAACCGGAGCCGGCAAATCAATTCTTCTCGGTGCTTTGTCCCTTATTCTTGGCCAGAGGGCTGAAACAGAAGTGCTTCGCGATAAAACCCTCAAATGCATTGTGGAAGGCACTTTTTTTATCGGCGATGCCAGGCTGGAACCGTTTTTCGAACAGAATGATCTGGATTTCCAGTCAGTTACGGTATTGCGGAGGGAAATCAACCCTAATGGAAAATCAAGGGCCTTTATCAATGATACACCCGTAACGCTTGCCGTTTTGCGTGAGTTAGGGCTTCAGCTGGTCGATATTCATTCCCAGCATGAGAATCTGGAATTAAATACACGGCATTTTCAGTTGCGGCTGGTTGACCTTGTTGCCGGAACCCAGGCAGATCTGGAAGACTATCTGAAAGAATACCGGCGTTTCAGAAACCTGGAAGATGAGCTTCACCAGTTGAAAGATGATATGAGCCGCACTAAGGCCGATCTGGATTATTATGTTTTTCAGTACCAGCAACTGGAAGATGCGAAGCTCAGAGAAGGGGAACTGGAAGAACTGGAAGAGGAGCAGAAAAAACTCAGCCATGCTGAAGATCTGCGCGCCTCGCTGGGAAGAACTTCCGATATACTCAGCGGAGAAGGTGCTTCGGTGCTTCAGGGCATACGAGAGGCCCTGTCGCTGCTATCCAAGGCCGAAACCTACTATCACAAGGCCGGAGCTCTCCACCAGCGGCTTGAATCGGTTTATATTGAGCTGAAAGACCTGGCATCTGAAGCCGAACGTATAGCCAGTGAAACG
The window above is part of the Bacteroidales bacterium genome. Proteins encoded here:
- the recN gene encoding DNA repair protein RecN, which encodes MLQSLHIQNYALISSLDMEFSRGLTTITGETGAGKSILLGALSLILGQRAETEVLRDKTLKCIVEGTFFIGDARLEPFFEQNDLDFQSVTVLRREINPNGKSRAFINDTPVTLAVLRELGLQLVDIHSQHENLELNTRHFQLRLVDLVAGTQADLEDYLKEYRRFRNLEDELHQLKDDMSRTKADLDYYVFQYQQLEDAKLREGELEELEEEQKKLSHAEDLRASLGRTSDILSGEGASVLQGIREALSLLSKAETYYHKAGALHQRLESVYIELKDLASEAERIASETELDPARLEFVNQRLDLLYELLQKHRVNSLQELIALRDSLKLRIGNITSSDERLEELEKEYERLKASLMAKADALSTARRKAIPGIETTVMSILKDLGIPNARFVITCEKTAELTPSGTDRIGFLFSANRSSEPMEVSKVASGGEISRLMLALKSIMAQSVTVPTIIFDEIDAGVSGEIAFKMGNLIQRMAEHLQVINITHLPQIAAKGHTHFLVYKKDQKQETNTYIKVLKPEERIAEIAKMLSGDKVTDASLENARELLGVKAKMN